Proteins co-encoded in one Carassius gibelio isolate Cgi1373 ecotype wild population from Czech Republic chromosome A15, carGib1.2-hapl.c, whole genome shotgun sequence genomic window:
- the LOC128028812 gene encoding putative gustatory receptor clone PTE01, with protein MAGNLSNPTFTFNLKIAQFDIHPKAMYPVFLAGVLIYVFSVLCNGAILGLIITQRSLHKPMFYILFSLPLTDLIAITSALPRVLVDILTETNDVYYPTCVLQAFLLHLYGGSIPFLLAAMSVDRYIAICNPLRYNSIMTPCKICGIIVLAWGVDFALVLVLFSLHSRMEKCKSFISNVYCDNPSLLLLSCERDFTVNNIYGLFITAFMQLSSISVQLFSYTHILITCIKHTHADSKVKALNTCTAQIATFLLFEIVATVAILSYRIPSISSSAQRICGLMIYTVLPTVNPVIYGMKTKDIRIAFFMVWKRHKVSPGINTSDVKNSRK; from the coding sequence ATGGCTGGGAATCTTTCAAATCCCACTTTCACATTCAACCTTAAAATTGCTCAATTTGATATCCATCCCAAAGCAATGTATCCAGTGTTCTTGGCTGGAGTTCTGATCTATGTGTTCTCTGTGCTCTGTAATGGAGCCATTCTTGGCCTGATAATCACTCAGAGAAGCCTTCACAAGCCAATGTTCTACATCCTCTTCAGCCTCCCTCTGACTGATTTAATTGCAATCACTTCTGCTCTGCCCAGGGTTCTTGTggacattttaacagaaacaaatGATGTGTATTACCCTACATGTGTTCTTCAGGCTTTTCTGCTACATTTGTATGGAGGTTCAATACCTTTTTTACTGGCAGCCATGTCTGTAGACCGGTATATAGCAATATGCAACCCGCTCAGATATAACTCTATCATGACTCCTTGCAAAATATGTGGAATCATAGTGCTGGCATGGGGCGTTGACTTTGCTTTAGTACTAGTGTTGTTTTCTCTTCACTCTAGAATGGAAAAATGCAAGTCTTTTATTTCCAATGTGTACTGTGACAACCCATCTTTGCTTTTGCTTTCATGTGAAAGGGATTTTACTGTGAACAAtatttatggtttatttataacagcATTTATGCAGCTGAGCAGTATCTCTGTCCAGCTGTTCTCTTATACGCATATTCTCATCACATGTATAAAACATACACATGCTGATTCAAAAGTTAAGGCTCTAAATACATGTACAGCCCAGATCGCTACATTTTTACTCTTTGAAATAGTGGCAACTGTTGCTATATTATCATATCGGATCCCCAGCATCTCTTCCAGTGCTCAGAGGATTTGTGGTTTGATGATTTACACAGTCCTTCCGACTGTCAATCCAGTCATATATGGAATGAAAACTAAAGATATTAGAATAGCTTTCTTTATGGTTTGGAAAAGGCACAAAGTAAGCCCAGGTATAAATACATCTGATGTTAAAAAcagcagaaaataa
- the LOC128028813 gene encoding olfactory receptor 52J3-like has product MYPNGSVLTLVLTLHSLELTETSIYPAFIFGLITYLFILLCNLTIIITICLNRNLHKPMYILLLNLPLNDAMGATSLFPQLLHSIWSQDRSISYPACLLQGFFVHLNGGASYLILTAMAYDRYIAICCPLRYGAIMTNNNLVKIITGMWLFNVIIIIVVFSLLIPYRICQTHMTDLVCYKTALMKLLCDGIEVNNIFGLSCIIFYHGLSLSVVAFTYIHILITCVTNKQTDAKIKALQTCGTHLVVFLLLEFITLFPLLSHRSEIIPAFLRRVFSISNFIFPPLVNPLVYGFKTKEIRQKMFTCFKNKISSF; this is encoded by the coding sequence ATGTATCCAAATGGATCTGTCCTCACACTGGTCCTGACTTTGCACTCTTTGGAACTGACTGAGACAAGCATTTATCCTGCATTCATATTTGGATTAATAACATACTTGTTCATCTTACTCTGCAACCtaacaattattattacaatttgctTGAACAGAAATCTTCACAAACCGATGTATATACTGTTGCTTAACCTGCCACTCAATGATGCAATGGGTGCTACAAGCCTTTTTCCTCAGCTGCTGCATAGTATATGGTCTCAGGACAGATCAATATCATATCCTGCATGTTTGCTTCAAGGCTTTTTCGTACATCTGAATGGTGGAGCATCTTATCTTATTCTTACCGCTATGGCTTATGACAGGTATATCGCTATCTGCTGTCCGCTGAGATATGGAGCCATTATGACTAACAATAACTTGGTGAAAATTATAACTGGGATGTggctttttaatgttattattataatagtagtTTTTTCTCTTCTAATACCTTACAGGATTTGTCAGACACACATGACAGATCTAGTCTGCTATAAGACAGCATTAATGAAACTCTTATGTGATGGCATAGAGGTAAACAATATATTTGGGTTGAGTTGCATAATTTTTTACCACGGCCTTTCACTTTCTGTTGTTGCATTcacatacattcatatattaaTCACTTGTGTTACTAATAAGCAGACAGATGCAAAGATTAAGGCACTTCAGACATGTGGCACTCATCTAGTTGTCTTTCTGTTGTTAGAGTTTATTACTCTTTTTCCTCTTCTTTCTCATCGATCTGAGATTATCCCTGCTTTTCTACGCAGGGTGTTTTCTATTTCCAACTTTATCTTTCCTCCTCTTGTGAATCCACTTGTGTATGGTTTTAAAACTAAAGAGATCAGACAGAAAATGTTCACCTGTTTCAAAAACAAGATAAGTAGTTTCTGA
- the LOC128028629 gene encoding olfactory receptor 52J3-like, which yields MYPNGSVFSVMLTLHSLELPQASIYPAFIAGTATYLFILLCNLTIVVTICENRNLHKPMYILLLNLPINDTISATSLFPQLLYSIWSQDRSISYPACLFQGFIIHLYGGASHLILTAMAFDRYIAICFPLRYGAIMTTSNLVKIITVMWLIHFIIIFVLFCLLMPYKICQTYMAELICYNPSLMRIMCEDTTVNNIYGLFILCSYHCVSLSVVAFTYIHILITCVTNKQTDAKIKALQTCGTHLVVFLFLEFNTFFPLIAHRSENVPAHLRRVFSTSVVVFPPIVNPLVYGFKTKEIRQKIVNCFKRKKNSVQ from the coding sequence ATGTATCCAAATGGATCTGTCTTCTCAGTGATGCTGACTTTGCACTCTTTGGAACTGCCTCAGGCAAGCATTTACCCTGCATTCATAGCTGGAACAGCAACATACTTGTTCATCTTACTCTGCAATCTCACAATTGTTGTCACCATTTGTGAAAACAGGAATCTTCATAAACCAATGTATATACTCTTGCTTAACCTGCCTATCAATGACACAATAAGTGCTACAAGCCTTTTTCCTCAGCTGCTGTATAGTATATGGTCTCAGGACAGATCAATATCCTATCCTGCATGTTTGTTTCAAGGCTTTATTATACATCTGTATGGTGGTGCATCTCATCTCATTCTAACCGCTATGGCCTTTGACAGGTATATCGCTATCTGCTTCCCACTGCGATATGGAGCCATTATGACTACTAGTAACTTAGTAAAAATCATAACTGTTATGTGgctcattcattttattataatatttgtactTTTCTGTCTTCTAATGCCTTACAAGATTTGCCAGACATACATGGCAGAGCTTATCTGCTATAACCCATCTTTAATGAGAATCATGTGTGAAGACACAACCGTGAACAACATCTATggattgtttattttatgttcatACCACTGTGTTTCACTTTCTGTTGTTGCATTcacatacattcatatattaaTCACTTGTGTTACCAATAAGCAGACAGATGCAAAGATTAAGGCACTTCAGACATGTGGCACTCATTTAGTGGTCTTCCTGTTCTTGGAGTTCAACACTTTTTTCCCTCTTATTGCACATCGGTCTGAAAATGTTCCAGCTCACCTACGCAGGGTGTTTTCTACATCTGTTGTTGTATTTCCTCCCATTGTGAATCCACTTGTTTATGGGTTTAAAACCAAGGAAATTAGACAGAAAATTGTCAActgttttaaaagaaagaaaaacagtgtacaataa